A region of Nostoc sp. 'Peltigera membranacea cyanobiont' N6 DNA encodes the following proteins:
- a CDS encoding NIL domain-containing protein: MAIPNKEVKSNTDILDNRRTQTCIQVRIPKDLHEEPVISRLTSHYGVTVIIAAAQISVNVPECSCFDLELRGTISQIESALTYLDELDLEVLHQSSPEEDGW, translated from the coding sequence ATGGCAATTCCAAATAAAGAAGTCAAATCTAATACAGATATTTTAGATAATAGACGCACCCAAACTTGCATCCAAGTTCGCATTCCTAAAGACTTACATGAAGAACCAGTCATTTCACGACTGACTTCTCACTATGGTGTCACAGTAATTATTGCTGCGGCTCAAATAAGCGTAAATGTGCCAGAATGCAGCTGTTTCGACCTGGAACTGCGGGGAACTATTTCCCAGATTGAAAGTGCCCTAACTTACTTGGATGAACTAGATTTAGAAGTTTTGCACCAATCCAGCCCTGAAGAAGATGGGTGGTAA
- a CDS encoding ATP-binding protein — protein MNLQETALSQISPKTGISSPKWSEAQTPQNVPFIPDSKISAVRLLLIDDQVIISEAFRRMIATETDISLHYTSNPAKAIQDAIAIEPTTIFLDMIMPDIDGLMLLRWFRSHPVTRDIPIVMLSSKEEAKLKADAFAEGANDYLIKLPDAVELIARIRYHSKAYNNLKALTTATATAELQAQQLEHTLRELQTTQVQLVQTEKMSSLGRMVAGLAHEINNPVNFIHGNFNHLNNHVNCLLNLIELYQEKYPESLPTLEDEYGDFNLDFIIEDLPKILSSMRIGTDRIRDIVLSLRNFSRLDQSDKKAVNIHDGIESTLLLLNHRLQQKIEIIKKYGNLPSVQCYPAQLNQVFMNILSNGIDALLELDNHHQKQIVIKTEVTELETIIITFRDNGNGIDSEIQSKIFDPFFTTKPINKGTGLGLAISHQIIEKHDGNIQLKSELGYGTEFAIEIPIALPVNHKSNT, from the coding sequence ATGAACCTGCAAGAAACAGCACTCTCACAAATATCTCCAAAGACAGGAATATCATCACCAAAGTGGAGTGAAGCACAAACCCCACAAAATGTGCCATTTATTCCAGATTCCAAAATATCCGCAGTCAGACTTTTGCTAATTGACGATCAGGTAATTATCAGCGAAGCCTTTCGTCGGATGATTGCGACAGAAACAGATATTTCCCTTCACTACACAAGTAATCCAGCAAAAGCTATTCAAGATGCGATCGCCATAGAACCAACGACGATCTTCTTGGATATGATCATGCCAGATATCGATGGGTTAATGCTACTGCGTTGGTTTCGATCTCATCCAGTAACTCGTGATATTCCTATCGTCATGCTATCCAGTAAAGAAGAAGCAAAGTTGAAAGCCGATGCCTTTGCTGAGGGTGCAAATGACTACCTAATTAAGTTACCCGATGCAGTTGAGTTAATTGCCCGTATTCGTTATCATTCCAAGGCATACAATAACCTCAAAGCACTCACGACCGCAACTGCTACTGCCGAACTTCAAGCACAACAGTTAGAACATACCTTACGGGAATTACAAACTACCCAAGTTCAATTAGTTCAAACTGAGAAAATGTCTAGCTTGGGTAGGATGGTTGCAGGTTTAGCCCACGAAATTAATAATCCTGTTAATTTTATTCATGGCAATTTTAATCATCTTAATAACCATGTAAATTGTCTTTTAAATTTAATTGAACTATATCAAGAAAAATATCCTGAATCCTTACCTACATTGGAAGATGAGTATGGTGATTTTAACTTGGATTTTATCATAGAGGATTTACCAAAAATTCTTTCATCCATGAGGATAGGAACCGATCGGATTCGTGACATTGTGCTGTCACTCAGAAACTTTTCTCGACTCGATCAATCAGATAAAAAAGCTGTTAATATTCATGACGGTATTGAAAGTACTTTATTACTTTTAAATCATCGGCTACAGCAAAAAATTGAAATTATTAAAAAATATGGTAATCTTCCATCAGTTCAATGTTATCCAGCCCAACTAAACCAAGTATTCATGAATATCCTTAGTAATGGCATTGATGCTTTACTAGAGTTAGATAATCATCACCAAAAGCAAATTGTGATTAAAACTGAAGTAACCGAATTGGAAACAATCATAATCACATTCAGAGATAATGGTAATGGAATAGATTCCGAGATCCAAAGTAAGATATTCGATCCTTTTTTTACAACCAAACCTATCAACAAAGGAACGGGATTAGGTTTAGCAATTAGCCATCAAATTATTGAGAAACATGATGGCAATATCCAGCTAAAGTCTGAACTTGGTTATGGAACGGAATTTGCAATTGAAATTCCAATAGCGTTACCCGTTAATCATAAAAGCAACACTTAA